The genomic region TGCCGACGGTGCCCTTCTTCGCGCAGCCCGCCCGGGTGACGAGGCCGGGATCCTCGCCTGCATCCAGGCCCTAGCCGAGTACGAGAAGGAGCCGGATGCCGTCGAGAACACCGTCGAGGCGCTGACCGCGACCCTGTTCGGCGACGACCCGCGGGCGTTCGCCCACGTCGTGGAGCGCGGCGGCGAGGTCGTGGGCATCGCCATCTGGTTCCTGACGTACTCCACCTGGACCGGCACGCACGGCATCTGGCTCGAGGACCTGTTCGTCTACGACTCCGAGCGCGGCCAGGGCTACGGGCACGCTCTCATCACGTCGCTCGCGGCGCTGTGCGTCGAGCGCGGCTACCGCCGGCTGGAGTGGACGGTGCTGGACTGGAACGCTCCCGCGCTCGCCTTCTACCGCTCGCTCGGTGCCGACCCGATGGACGAGTGGACCACGCAGCGGGTCAGCGGCGAGAAGCTCGAGGCGATGGCGCGCGCCTGACACCCGGCCCCGCTACCGTCTTCGCGGCGGTTGGGCAATCCCCCCTCTGCGGGCGCAGCGATGCGCCAGAGTGAGGGCATGACAACCTCGCCCCTCGCCGTCGTCTTCAACCCCAGCAAGATCTCGCGCGAAGACCTCTGTGACGCCTTCGACCGTGTGGACGCCGACGCGTGCGCGCGTGCCGCATGGTTCGAGACCACGGTCGACGACCCCGGCCGGGGT from Microbacter sp. GSS18 harbors:
- a CDS encoding GNAT family N-acetyltransferase, translating into MIDRTLADGALLRAARPGDEAGILACIQALAEYEKEPDAVENTVEALTATLFGDDPRAFAHVVERGGEVVGIAIWFLTYSTWTGTHGIWLEDLFVYDSERGQGYGHALITSLAALCVERGYRRLEWTVLDWNAPALAFYRSLGADPMDEWTTQRVSGEKLEAMARA